Proteins co-encoded in one Halorussus vallis genomic window:
- a CDS encoding inorganic diphosphatase has product MTNLWEDLETGPNPPEEIYAVVECLKGERNKYEYDKDIPGVMLDRVLHSNVHYPSDYGFIPQSYYDDEDPFDVLVLVKDQTFPGCVIEARPVAMMKMDDDGEQDDKVIAVPIEDPRYDHVQDVDDLTDQKKAEIEEFFETYKNLEAGKEVETLGWEDKAAAKDAIEHAMDLYEEHFG; this is encoded by the coding sequence ATGACGAACCTCTGGGAAGACTTGGAGACGGGACCGAACCCGCCGGAAGAGATCTACGCGGTCGTCGAGTGTCTCAAAGGCGAGCGCAACAAGTACGAGTACGACAAGGACATCCCGGGCGTCATGCTCGACCGGGTCCTCCACAGCAACGTCCACTACCCCAGCGACTACGGCTTCATCCCGCAGTCGTACTACGACGACGAGGACCCCTTCGACGTGCTCGTCCTCGTCAAGGACCAGACGTTCCCCGGGTGCGTCATCGAGGCCCGTCCGGTCGCGATGATGAAGATGGACGACGACGGCGAGCAGGACGACAAGGTCATCGCCGTCCCCATCGAGGACCCGCGCTACGACCACGTCCAGGACGTCGACGACCTCACCGACCAGAAGAAGGCCGAGATCGAGGAGTTCTTCGAGACGTACAAGAACCTCGAAGCCGGCAAGGAAGTCGAAACCCTCGGCTGGGAGGACAAGGCGGCCGCGAAGGACGCCATCGAACACGCGATGGACCTCTACGAAGAGCACTTCGGCTGA
- a CDS encoding PadR family transcriptional regulator, producing the protein MSEAQTLTETSTARNLTAFQHNILVILSEEPMYGLAIKRELEDYYGEEVNHGRLYPNLDTLVEKGFVEKSELDKRTNQYELTDEGLGAVVDSLQWTLEKFVTDEERAEQIRELTEE; encoded by the coding sequence ATGTCAGAGGCACAGACACTCACAGAGACGAGTACCGCACGTAACCTCACCGCGTTCCAGCACAACATCCTCGTCATCCTCTCGGAGGAGCCCATGTACGGTCTCGCCATCAAGCGAGAACTCGAGGACTACTACGGCGAGGAGGTAAACCACGGCCGTCTCTACCCCAACCTCGACACCCTGGTCGAGAAGGGATTCGTCGAGAAGAGCGAACTCGACAAGCGAACCAACCAGTACGAGCTCACCGACGAGGGCCTCGGCGCCGTCGTGGACTCGCTACAGTGGACGCTCGAGAAGTTCGTCACCGACGAAGAGCGCGCCGAACAGATCCGCGAACTCACCGAAGAGTAG
- a CDS encoding alkaline phosphatase family protein has product MGLFDRIRGEDKPRVAFFGIDGVPYSFLEDNFDEFEHLSALADEGSSGAIDSIVPPESSACWPSLTTGVNPGQTGVYGFQDREVGSYDTYVPMGRDVQATRVWDRVQDAGRDATVMNVPVTFPPQRNVQRMVSGFLSPGVDKAAYPDEMRDYLESIDYRIDSNAKLGHKDDKSEFIENAHETLDARYEAFKHYIQQDDWDLFFGVFMTTDRVNHFLYRHYEEDMEYKQEFIDFYKKVDRYLGEIRQNLPDDVTMMVASDHGFTSLDYEVHFNTWLEQEGWLSYEDDDHEELGDISEDTEAYSLIPGRFYINLEGREPRGSVPQSEYEEKRDQLKDALESLEGPNGEKVCDRVVTKEEAFDGDHDDIAPDLVAIPSYGFDLKAGFKGHDDVFGEGPRNGMHSFDNATLFVDDPDASMRDVDLYDITPTILDLMEMDYDAAEFDGKSLV; this is encoded by the coding sequence ATGGGTCTCTTCGACAGGATCCGTGGCGAGGATAAGCCGCGTGTCGCTTTCTTTGGTATCGACGGCGTTCCGTATAGCTTCCTAGAGGACAACTTCGACGAGTTCGAACATCTGAGCGCGCTCGCCGACGAGGGGTCGTCGGGCGCGATAGACAGCATCGTTCCCCCCGAATCCTCGGCCTGCTGGCCCTCCCTGACCACCGGCGTCAACCCCGGACAGACCGGCGTCTACGGCTTCCAGGACCGCGAGGTCGGCTCCTACGACACCTACGTGCCGATGGGCCGGGACGTCCAGGCGACTCGCGTCTGGGACCGCGTCCAGGACGCCGGCCGGGACGCGACGGTGATGAACGTCCCCGTCACCTTCCCGCCCCAGCGCAACGTCCAGCGGATGGTTTCGGGCTTCCTCTCGCCGGGCGTCGACAAGGCGGCGTACCCCGACGAGATGCGCGACTACCTCGAGTCCATCGACTACCGGATCGACTCCAACGCCAAACTCGGGCACAAGGACGACAAATCGGAGTTCATCGAGAACGCCCACGAGACGCTCGACGCCCGTTACGAGGCGTTCAAACACTACATCCAGCAGGACGACTGGGACCTGTTCTTCGGCGTCTTCATGACCACCGACCGGGTGAACCACTTCCTCTACCGCCACTACGAGGAGGACATGGAGTACAAACAGGAGTTCATCGACTTCTACAAGAAGGTCGACCGCTACCTCGGCGAGATTCGACAGAATCTCCCGGACGACGTGACGATGATGGTCGCCTCCGACCACGGGTTCACCAGCCTCGACTACGAGGTCCACTTCAACACCTGGCTCGAACAGGAGGGGTGGCTCTCCTACGAAGACGACGACCACGAGGAACTGGGCGACATCAGCGAGGACACCGAGGCCTACTCGCTCATCCCCGGCCGCTTCTACATCAACCTCGAAGGCCGCGAACCCCGCGGGTCGGTCCCGCAGAGCGAGTACGAGGAGAAGCGCGACCAACTCAAGGACGCCCTCGAATCGCTCGAAGGGCCGAACGGCGAGAAGGTCTGTGACCGCGTGGTCACCAAGGAGGAGGCCTTCGACGGCGACCACGACGACATCGCGCCCGACCTCGTCGCAATCCCGAGTTACGGCTTCGACCTCAAGGCCGGGTTCAAGGGCCACGACGACGTGTTCGGCGAGGGGCCGCGCAACGGCATGCACAGCTTCGACAACGCCACGCTGTTCGTCGACGACCCGGACGCCTCGATGCGCGACGTCGACCTCTACGACATCACGCCCACCATCCTCGACCTGATGGAGATGGACTACGACGCCGCCGAGTTCGACGGCAAGAGCCTGGTGTAG
- a CDS encoding DUF7311 family protein yields the protein MLRAVLAVVLAAAMLAVTAPALDAARTARADRVAADELWAVGSAAEELAREEDPVPVGSASARRAVALSVPDSAPTRAEVAAIAVGGVPTTRRPENRTRAADTERSDVLAYRLAGGEWCVRRVGVDLRLVRDGRVLRDRRALVRRGGTHGLTLRLVRYRGRPTVVVSTARDERGPGPEV from the coding sequence GTGCTGCGCGCGGTACTCGCCGTCGTCCTCGCGGCGGCGATGTTGGCGGTCACCGCGCCCGCGCTCGACGCCGCGCGAACCGCCCGGGCCGACCGGGTCGCCGCGGACGAACTTTGGGCGGTCGGGTCGGCGGCCGAGGAACTCGCCCGCGAGGAGGACCCAGTCCCCGTCGGCAGCGCGAGCGCGCGTCGAGCGGTGGCGCTCTCGGTGCCCGATTCCGCACCGACTCGCGCCGAGGTCGCCGCGATTGCGGTCGGCGGGGTTCCGACAACGAGGCGACCCGAGAACCGAACGCGCGCGGCCGACACCGAGCGTTCCGACGTGCTCGCCTACCGACTCGCGGGCGGCGAGTGGTGTGTCCGTCGCGTCGGGGTGGACCTCCGACTCGTTCGGGACGGGCGCGTGCTCCGGGACCGCCGGGCGCTGGTCCGACGCGGCGGAACCCACGGACTGACGCTCCGACTCGTGCGGTATCGCGGGCGACCGACCGTCGTCGTCTCGACGGCGCGCGACGAACGCGGACCCGGTCCGGAGGTTTAA
- a CDS encoding DUF7108 family protein, which produces MDEERHAESGRRRSETDARNPESEEESRDELPETVVERAERLTRLAREAVDEAEAAAYREERASLLEDREFVAHEREDDAATVLVLHPEEWVEDGRIRVERVEDTDRAVEVPLDGPGDPDEWDAVDDHNRSVAARVRDAHGDVHGDNAAAFADFMSNHYARPVESATAEEVSEFLAEYFPRNAWPTEEQRAVVEESVERCFDVADERAPTRR; this is translated from the coding sequence ATGGATGAGGAACGACACGCCGAGTCCGGCCGACGGCGTTCCGAGACGGACGCTCGAAATCCCGAATCCGAGGAGGAGTCCCGCGACGAACTCCCCGAGACGGTCGTCGAGCGGGCCGAACGGCTCACTCGACTGGCGCGCGAGGCGGTCGACGAGGCGGAAGCGGCGGCCTACCGCGAAGAACGGGCGTCGCTGCTCGAAGACCGGGAGTTTGTCGCGCACGAACGCGAGGACGACGCCGCCACGGTACTCGTCCTCCACCCCGAGGAGTGGGTCGAGGACGGGAGGATACGGGTCGAACGCGTCGAGGACACCGACCGGGCCGTCGAGGTTCCCCTCGACGGGCCGGGCGACCCCGACGAGTGGGACGCGGTCGACGACCACAATAGGTCGGTCGCGGCGCGCGTGCGAGACGCCCACGGCGACGTCCACGGCGACAACGCCGCGGCGTTCGCCGACTTCATGAGTAACCACTACGCGCGACCCGTCGAGTCGGCGACCGCTGAGGAAGTGTCGGAGTTCCTCGCGGAGTACTTTCCACGGAACGCGTGGCCGACAGAAGAACAGCGGGCGGTCGTCGAGGAATCGGTCGAACGCTGTTTCGACGTCGCGGACGAACGAGCGCCTACCAGACGGTAA
- a CDS encoding tubulin/FtsZ family protein: MKVVLIGVGQAGGKLTQQLAEYDQRMGFGAVQGALAVNSAKADLQSLDLDTVLVGQDRVNGHGVGGDNELGAEVMQSDATEVMDALDGRITAQAEAIFVVAGLGGGTGSGGAPVLARELNRVYRIPVYGLGVLPGRGEGSMYQVNAGRSLKTLVREADATLLIDNDAWHTSGESVGEAFDKINQNIAQRVGLLFASGEAVEGVGESVVDSSEVINTLRSGGIATLGFASAEASEDAEENINTVTSTTRRALLSNLSLPNAIDADSGLLVVAGKPDAIPRKGVERARKWMEEETGSLQVRGGDFPLDSERLATLIVLGGVERSQRVEDFIERAKQASKEAEQERQDPAEMFHNDQIDDLI; encoded by the coding sequence ATGAAAGTCGTCCTGATTGGCGTCGGTCAGGCTGGGGGAAAACTCACCCAGCAACTGGCCGAGTACGACCAGCGAATGGGTTTCGGCGCCGTCCAAGGCGCGCTCGCGGTGAACTCCGCGAAGGCCGACCTGCAATCGCTCGACCTCGACACGGTGCTCGTCGGCCAAGACCGCGTCAACGGCCACGGCGTCGGCGGTGACAACGAACTCGGCGCGGAAGTGATGCAGAGCGACGCGACCGAAGTGATGGACGCCCTCGACGGCCGAATCACCGCGCAGGCCGAGGCCATCTTCGTGGTCGCCGGCCTCGGCGGCGGCACCGGGTCGGGCGGCGCGCCCGTCCTCGCGCGCGAACTCAACCGCGTCTACCGGATTCCCGTCTACGGCCTCGGCGTCCTCCCCGGCCGGGGCGAAGGGTCGATGTACCAGGTCAACGCGGGCCGCTCGCTCAAGACGCTCGTCCGGGAAGCCGACGCGACCCTCCTCATCGACAACGACGCGTGGCACACCTCCGGCGAGAGCGTCGGCGAGGCGTTCGACAAGATCAACCAGAACATCGCCCAACGGGTCGGCCTGCTGTTCGCTTCCGGCGAGGCGGTCGAGGGCGTCGGCGAGAGCGTCGTCGACTCCAGCGAGGTCATCAACACCCTCCGGTCGGGCGGCATCGCAACGCTCGGGTTCGCCAGCGCCGAGGCCAGCGAGGACGCCGAGGAGAACATCAACACCGTCACCTCCACCACCCGCCGCGCCCTCCTCAGCAACCTCAGCCTGCCGAACGCCATCGACGCCGACTCGGGGCTACTCGTGGTCGCCGGCAAACCCGACGCGATTCCCCGGAAGGGCGTCGAGCGCGCCCGCAAGTGGATGGAGGAGGAGACCGGCAGCCTCCAGGTCCGGGGCGGGGACTTCCCGCTCGACAGCGAGCGACTCGCCACCCTCATCGTGCTCGGCGGCGTCGAACGCTCCCAGCGCGTCGAGGACTTCATCGAGCGCGCCAAGCAGGCGAGCAAGGAGGCCGAGCAGGAACGTCAGGACCCCGCGGAGATGTTCCATAACGACCAGATCGACGACCTGATATAG
- a CDS encoding transcription initiation factor IIB → MTRSTRQRERQAEAEQTEDESEGVRECPECNSDNLVKSSDRAELICDDCGLVVEEEQIDPGPEWRAFNHQERQEKSRVGAPTTQTMHDKGLTTTIDWKDKDAYGRSISSKKRSQMHRLRKWQERIRTKDAGERNLQFALSEIDRMASALGVPRSVREVASVIYRRALKEDLIRGRSIEGVATSALYAACRKEGIPRSLEEISEVSRVERKEIGRTYRYISQELGLEMKPVDPKKYVPRFCSELELSEEVQTKANEIIETTAEEGLLSGKSPTGYAAAAIYAASLLCNEKKTQREVADVAQVTEVTIRNRYQEQIEAMGIHS, encoded by the coding sequence ATGACACGGTCCACTCGCCAGCGGGAGCGCCAAGCCGAGGCGGAGCAAACGGAGGACGAGAGCGAGGGCGTACGGGAATGCCCGGAGTGCAATTCCGACAATCTCGTCAAGAGCTCCGACAGGGCGGAACTCATCTGCGACGACTGCGGTCTGGTCGTCGAGGAGGAGCAGATAGACCCCGGCCCTGAGTGGCGCGCGTTCAACCATCAGGAACGGCAGGAAAAGTCGCGCGTGGGAGCCCCGACGACCCAGACGATGCACGACAAGGGGCTGACCACGACCATCGACTGGAAGGACAAGGACGCCTACGGTCGCTCTATTTCCTCGAAGAAACGGAGCCAGATGCACCGTCTGCGGAAATGGCAGGAGCGCATCCGGACGAAGGACGCGGGCGAGCGCAATCTCCAGTTCGCGCTCAGCGAGATCGACCGCATGGCCTCGGCGCTCGGCGTTCCGCGCTCCGTCCGCGAGGTGGCGAGCGTCATCTACCGGCGGGCGCTCAAGGAGGACCTCATCCGGGGTCGCTCCATCGAGGGCGTCGCCACCAGCGCGCTCTACGCCGCCTGTCGGAAGGAAGGTATCCCGCGAAGCCTCGAAGAAATCTCGGAAGTATCGCGCGTCGAACGAAAGGAGATCGGCCGAACGTATCGCTACATCTCCCAGGAACTCGGCCTGGAGATGAAGCCCGTCGACCCGAAGAAGTACGTCCCGCGGTTCTGTTCTGAACTCGAACTCAGCGAAGAAGTCCAGACGAAGGCCAACGAAATCATCGAAACTACGGCCGAGGAAGGGCTCCTCTCCGGCAAGTCGCCGACGGGGTACGCGGCGGCGGCCATCTACGCGGCGTCGTTACTCTGTAACGAGAAGAAGACCCAGCGCGAGGTCGCAGACGTCGCGCAGGTCACCGAAGTCACCATCCGCAACCGCTACCAGGAACAGATCGAAGCGATGGGCATCCACAGTTAG
- a CDS encoding DHH family phosphoesterase, whose protein sequence is MATGPVLGSSELVMLAATLLVSGGLVFYAAQSVTDWRRRDDESPSDALRATIAGQNRVALVVPDGPSIDALAAAVGLQALSKEWGVTGRLFAEGPVTGEDSKTFCNIFDVELSVVSEGTDTLADCDAAIAVGGGGAVPRLSNNPPVVAVVRHRPTAEENILTVTPTDDGATATTVTRLLREEEVVPDQRVATALLHGIRAGTHEFRRANGQHDYEAAGFLHTYADLGRIEDLRSPGMSGDTFDVISDAIANRERRASFAVTNVGAVPSVSSLEEAADTMLRLEGVSTAAVFGIHEETIVVSCRAEDVRTNALDILDTAFDASETTGGNTDAATARVPLGLFAQVDSDHTETLDMLIDASTRKALFEAFESS, encoded by the coding sequence ATGGCGACCGGACCCGTACTCGGCAGTAGCGAGTTGGTGATGCTGGCAGCGACGCTTCTGGTTTCGGGGGGTCTGGTCTTCTACGCCGCCCAGTCGGTGACCGACTGGCGCCGCCGCGACGACGAGTCGCCGTCCGACGCGCTCCGGGCGACTATCGCCGGACAGAACCGCGTGGCGCTGGTCGTCCCCGACGGGCCGAGCATCGACGCGCTGGCCGCGGCGGTGGGCCTCCAGGCGCTCTCGAAGGAGTGGGGCGTCACCGGCCGACTGTTCGCCGAAGGCCCCGTCACCGGCGAGGACAGCAAGACGTTCTGCAACATCTTCGACGTTGAACTGAGCGTCGTCTCGGAAGGGACCGACACGCTGGCCGACTGCGACGCCGCCATCGCGGTCGGCGGCGGCGGGGCAGTTCCGCGACTCTCGAACAACCCGCCGGTCGTCGCCGTCGTCCGCCACCGCCCGACCGCCGAGGAGAACATCCTCACCGTCACCCCGACCGACGACGGTGCGACCGCCACGACGGTCACGCGCCTGCTCCGCGAGGAGGAGGTCGTGCCCGACCAGCGGGTCGCCACCGCGCTGTTACACGGCATCCGGGCGGGCACCCACGAGTTCCGGCGCGCGAACGGCCAGCACGACTACGAGGCCGCCGGCTTCCTCCACACCTACGCCGACCTCGGGCGCATCGAGGACCTGCGCTCGCCGGGAATGAGCGGCGACACCTTCGACGTGATAAGCGACGCCATCGCCAACCGCGAGCGCCGGGCGAGTTTCGCCGTGACGAACGTCGGGGCGGTACCGTCGGTGTCTTCGCTCGAAGAGGCCGCCGACACGATGCTCCGACTGGAGGGCGTCTCGACCGCCGCGGTGTTCGGCATCCACGAGGAAACCATCGTCGTCTCCTGCCGGGCCGAGGACGTCCGGACGAACGCCCTCGACATCCTCGACACCGCCTTCGACGCGAGCGAGACGACCGGCGGCAACACCGACGCCGCGACTGCCCGAGTCCCGCTCGGCCTGTTCGCGCAGGTCGACAGCGACCACACCGAGACGCTGGACATGCTCATCGACGCCAGCACCCGGAAGGCGCTGTTCGAGGCGTTCGAGAGTTCGTAG
- the rnhA gene encoding ribonuclease HI, whose protein sequence is MPVIECDVDAAREKLVDAGAEVSSGNSEHERWRAEYGDANAVAYDGKVVVQGASPGDIEAVLREAGGHAYVYFDGGSRGNPGPAAVGWVIVTSDGIAAEGSETIGRATNNQAEYEALVRALRAARDYGFDSLDVKGDSELIVKQVNGAWNTNDPDLRELRVTARELLTNFDEWTLQHVPREINERADKLVNEALDNG, encoded by the coding sequence ATGCCGGTCATCGAGTGCGACGTCGACGCCGCCCGCGAGAAGTTGGTCGACGCCGGAGCCGAGGTGTCGTCCGGGAACTCGGAGCACGAGCGCTGGCGCGCCGAGTACGGCGACGCCAACGCGGTCGCGTACGACGGGAAGGTCGTCGTCCAAGGGGCGAGTCCCGGCGACATCGAGGCGGTCCTCCGCGAGGCGGGCGGTCACGCGTACGTCTACTTCGACGGCGGAAGTCGGGGGAATCCAGGTCCCGCGGCCGTGGGCTGGGTCATCGTCACCAGCGACGGCATCGCCGCCGAGGGGAGCGAAACCATCGGGCGCGCGACCAACAACCAGGCCGAGTACGAGGCGCTGGTCCGGGCGCTCCGGGCCGCCCGCGACTACGGCTTCGACAGCCTCGACGTGAAGGGCGACTCGGAACTCATCGTCAAGCAGGTCAACGGCGCGTGGAACACCAACGACCCGGACCTCCGCGAACTCAGGGTCACCGCTCGGGAACTGCTGACGAACTTCGACGAGTGGACGCTCCAGCACGTTCCGCGGGAGATAAACGAGCGCGCCGACAAACTGGTGAACGAGGCCCTGGATAATGGATGA
- a CDS encoding DUF7310 family coiled-coil domain-containing protein has translation MTDLETLDERLRAVERALTDADRDLTDLQGAAAVADDLDELADRLAALERRADDLDTATQALRGYVGNVRAVNEAVERRADAALAAAESARTAVEATAETAGETTTETADGTYGRDGEHGGTTDPSPDCDCDRRRPAGVATPESVDTGGRPVRDAERTFGTEDPRSDDADAANDLGVLTRLAALVGIGGTRVSGSATEARAPGITETE, from the coding sequence GTGACAGACCTCGAAACGCTGGACGAGCGACTCCGCGCGGTCGAACGCGCGCTGACCGACGCCGACCGCGACCTGACCGACCTGCAGGGTGCCGCCGCGGTAGCCGACGACCTCGACGAGTTGGCCGACCGCCTCGCAGCGCTCGAACGACGTGCCGACGACCTCGACACCGCGACCCAGGCGCTCCGGGGCTACGTCGGGAACGTCCGGGCCGTCAACGAGGCCGTCGAGCGCCGGGCCGACGCCGCGCTGGCGGCCGCCGAGTCGGCCAGGACGGCCGTCGAAGCGACGGCCGAGACGGCGGGCGAAACGACGACCGAGACTGCCGACGGGACGTACGGACGCGACGGGGAACACGGCGGTACGACGGACCCGTCGCCCGACTGTGACTGCGACCGACGGCGACCCGCCGGCGTCGCGACTCCCGAATCCGTCGATACCGGCGGTCGCCCGGTTCGAGACGCCGAACGCACCTTTGGCACCGAAGACCCGCGAAGTGACGACGCGGACGCCGCGAACGACCTCGGCGTCCTCACACGCTTGGCGGCGCTCGTCGGAATCGGCGGCACGAGGGTGTCCGGCAGCGCGACGGAGGCCCGGGCGCCGGGAATCACGGAGACGGAGTAG
- a CDS encoding ATPase, T2SS/T4P/T4SS family: protein MDLLSRFRDDDRACACAPTFEGDRLVVDAEDCLGGGDLAADPNCRATAVEALADRDAELVVTRTAGVERAYEDDAAAILVAAGRFVERAAFYDAYLADCARTDPLAAGRAAGGRAGPVADVAAETGLAEGARRFGDYGEALRAFVGPRVARARVAARPPRGATLDAERTLSTGATVRIYDDPEMSLRTYHLEPAEYALSAADLATLSRAYELLADGAVAGGERAPGRAVRRVAGPDDPVETLAAALRKHTRGYGVLTDCFADPTVSDVFATAPVGQNVLRVSVDGERMRTNVRLTESGAETLASRLRRASGRAFSRASPTLDATAEVDAGVAADSGDGRTGTGTVRVAGVTAPVSDGPGFAFRAHDAAALTLPALVENGTLTAEAAAFLSVAVERAVAGLVAGTRGAGKTTLLGALLWELPAATRTVVIEDTPELPVAVLQRRGRDVQPLRTSASAGGDEGDDAATGPGLAPVAALRTALRLGEGALVVGEVRGAEAAVLYEAMRVGASGSAVLGTIHGDRSEAIRERVVSDLGVPESSFAATDLVVTLEPHRTPAGRRRRVKAVEEVVGPDRFEALFERRDGDLEATGRIDRGNSALVASLARSGETYADVRRALADRATLLGTLAEEGRTSAADVTAAYATRGEDVRGEDVRGERA, encoded by the coding sequence ATGGACCTACTGTCTCGGTTCCGGGACGACGACCGGGCCTGCGCGTGCGCGCCGACGTTCGAGGGCGACCGACTCGTCGTCGACGCGGAGGACTGCCTGGGCGGCGGCGATCTCGCCGCCGACCCGAACTGCCGGGCGACCGCCGTCGAGGCGCTGGCCGACCGCGACGCCGAGTTGGTCGTGACCCGAACCGCGGGCGTCGAGCGCGCGTACGAAGACGACGCGGCGGCGATACTCGTCGCGGCCGGCCGGTTCGTCGAGCGCGCCGCGTTCTACGACGCCTACCTCGCCGACTGCGCCCGGACCGACCCGCTCGCGGCCGGCCGCGCGGCGGGAGGGCGCGCGGGGCCCGTCGCCGACGTCGCGGCCGAAACCGGACTCGCGGAAGGCGCGCGCCGGTTCGGGGACTACGGCGAGGCGCTCCGGGCGTTCGTCGGCCCGCGAGTCGCCCGGGCGCGAGTGGCCGCCCGTCCGCCGCGGGGCGCGACGCTCGACGCCGAACGGACCCTCTCGACCGGTGCGACCGTCCGCATCTACGACGACCCCGAGATGTCGCTCCGGACCTACCACCTCGAACCGGCCGAGTACGCGCTCTCCGCCGCCGACCTCGCCACGCTGTCCCGCGCCTACGAACTCCTCGCCGACGGCGCGGTCGCGGGCGGAGAGCGCGCGCCGGGACGGGCGGTTCGGCGAGTCGCCGGCCCCGACGACCCCGTCGAGACGCTCGCCGCCGCGCTCCGCAAGCACACCCGCGGCTACGGCGTCCTGACCGACTGCTTCGCCGACCCCACGGTTTCCGACGTGTTCGCCACCGCACCGGTCGGCCAGAACGTCCTCCGGGTTTCCGTCGACGGCGAGCGGATGCGCACTAACGTGAGGCTCACCGAATCCGGGGCCGAGACGCTCGCGTCTCGGCTCCGGCGCGCCAGCGGGCGGGCTTTCTCGCGCGCCTCGCCCACGCTCGACGCGACCGCCGAAGTCGACGCGGGCGTCGCGGCGGACAGTGGAGACGGTCGAACGGGAACGGGAACCGTCCGGGTCGCGGGCGTCACCGCGCCCGTCAGCGACGGACCGGGGTTCGCCTTCCGCGCCCACGACGCCGCGGCGCTGACCCTGCCCGCGCTCGTCGAGAACGGGACGCTCACGGCCGAGGCGGCCGCCTTCCTCTCGGTGGCGGTCGAGCGCGCGGTCGCCGGACTCGTCGCCGGCACTCGGGGCGCCGGCAAGACGACGCTCCTGGGGGCGCTCCTCTGGGAACTGCCCGCCGCGACGCGGACCGTCGTCATCGAAGACACCCCCGAACTCCCGGTCGCGGTACTCCAGCGCCGGGGCCGGGACGTCCAACCGCTCCGGACGAGCGCCAGCGCGGGCGGCGACGAGGGCGACGACGCGGCGACCGGACCCGGCCTCGCGCCGGTCGCGGCGCTCAGGACCGCACTCCGTCTCGGCGAGGGCGCGCTGGTCGTCGGGGAGGTCCGGGGCGCGGAGGCCGCGGTCCTCTACGAGGCGATGCGAGTCGGCGCGAGCGGAAGCGCCGTCCTCGGCACAATCCACGGCGACAGGTCCGAGGCGATTCGCGAGCGCGTCGTCTCCGACCTCGGCGTCCCCGAATCGTCGTTCGCCGCGACCGACCTCGTGGTCACGCTCGAACCGCATCGAACGCCTGCCGGTCGTCGCCGTCGCGTGAAGGCCGTCGAGGAGGTCGTCGGCCCGGACCGGTTCGAAGCACTGTTCGAACGACGAGACGGCGACCTCGAAGCCACGGGCCGTATCGACCGCGGGAACAGTGCGCTCGTCGCCTCGCTGGCGCGGAGCGGTGAAACCTACGCCGACGTTCGCCGCGCGCTTGCCGACCGGGCCACGCTCCTCGGAACGCTCGCGGAGGAGGGACGGACGAGCGCGGCCGACGTGACCGCCGCCTACGCAACCCGAGGAGAGGACGTGCGGGGCGAGGACGTGCGAGGGGAGCGCGCGTGA